From Prochlorococcus sp. MIT 1223, the proteins below share one genomic window:
- a CDS encoding nucleoside 2-deoxyribosyltransferase produces the protein MPKKIIYLASPYGFAEQWREKLLPEFIDELEAIGAEVWEPFQRNNQIDTSRKGWAHKVAISDLEDVKNSDGMFAIINGTPPDEGVMIELGAAIALGKPIFLFRDDFRRCTDSEDYPLNLMVFAGLPAIGWEDYFYTSLIDIRTKDKSLYKWLKS, from the coding sequence ATGCCTAAAAAAATTATTTATTTAGCATCTCCATATGGTTTTGCGGAGCAATGGCGTGAAAAACTTCTTCCTGAATTTATTGACGAACTTGAAGCAATAGGAGCTGAAGTTTGGGAACCCTTCCAAAGAAATAATCAAATTGATACTTCTCGTAAAGGTTGGGCACATAAGGTTGCTATTTCTGATCTTGAAGATGTTAAAAACTCTGATGGTATGTTTGCCATTATTAATGGAACTCCACCAGATGAAGGAGTGATGATTGAATTGGGTGCAGCAATAGCATTAGGTAAACCAATTTTTTTGTTTCGTGATGATTTTCGTCGTTGTACAGATTCAGAAGATTATCCACTTAATTTAATGGTGTTTGCAGGTCTTCCCGCCATTGGTTGGGAGGATTACTTTTATACTTCCCTCATAGATATTCGAACCAAAGACAAATCACTTTACAAATGGCTCAAATCATAA
- a CDS encoding phosphoribosyltransferase: MRILSWDDFDICIKSIVLACDKKEFCGVYGIPRGGICLAVALSHALNIPFLDHPQTGCLVVDDVYETGTTLSEVFDHADMTAFVWCSKVQPKWWNAIDVSESHEWIIFPWENIDFAVEDECSYKSRRL; this comes from the coding sequence ATGAGAATACTCAGTTGGGACGACTTTGATATCTGTATTAAAAGCATTGTTTTGGCTTGTGATAAAAAAGAATTTTGTGGTGTTTATGGAATTCCTCGAGGAGGTATTTGTTTAGCGGTTGCGCTTAGCCATGCTTTGAATATCCCCTTCCTTGATCATCCTCAAACTGGATGTCTCGTCGTTGACGATGTCTACGAAACTGGGACAACACTTAGCGAAGTCTTTGACCATGCAGATATGACAGCTTTTGTTTGGTGTAGCAAAGTTCAACCAAAGTGGTGGAATGCTATAGATGTATCCGAGTCTCATGAATGGATTATTTTTCCTTGGGAGAATATAGATTTTGCAGTTGAAGATGAGTGTTCTTACAAAAGTCGTCGCCTTTGA
- the hemG gene encoding menaquinone-dependent protoporphyrinogen IX dehydrogenase, which translates to MKLQDVAVEKSKLLILYSSIDGHTKHISEYIKDKLDQEKEISISSMEEYNQFNLDAFDEIVIGASVRYGYHRKNVYEFIETHKQLLERKKSGFFSINLTARKPEKNAPETNPYIIKFLKKVNWNPSIKEVFAGRLDYPSLDCANKLAILFIMVITNGPKDISQVYELTDWERVDRFVKSISKL; encoded by the coding sequence TTGAAACTTCAAGACGTGGCTGTAGAGAAATCTAAACTTCTAATTCTATATTCTAGTATTGACGGGCATACCAAACATATTTCTGAATATATTAAAGATAAATTAGATCAAGAAAAAGAAATATCAATTTCTTCTATGGAAGAATATAATCAATTTAACCTGGATGCATTTGATGAAATAGTTATCGGAGCAAGCGTAAGATACGGTTATCATAGGAAAAATGTTTATGAGTTTATTGAAACACATAAACAACTATTAGAAAGAAAAAAATCTGGTTTCTTTTCTATTAATCTAACAGCACGAAAACCAGAAAAAAACGCTCCTGAAACTAATCCCTATATTATCAAATTCCTAAAAAAAGTTAACTGGAATCCATCTATAAAAGAAGTTTTTGCAGGAAGGTTAGATTATCCAAGTTTAGATTGTGCAAATAAGCTAGCCATTTTGTTCATAATGGTTATTACTAATGGTCCTAAAGATATTTCACAAGTATATGAGTTAACAGACTGGGAAAGAGTTGATCGATTTGTTAAATCTATTTCAAAACTCTAG